A genomic window from Haladaptatus caseinilyticus includes:
- a CDS encoding Gfo/Idh/MocA family protein has protein sequence MSASEPVRVGFVGLGNIGHYHADRITDLRHEIVGGVDINPDARARFAEKYDTRSFESYEELYESDIDCVIVTTPNKFHEEYAVSALDAGLDVLLEKPLAHTLESAERIAEAARNADGFCMVGFHNRFRNPVEVIKGYQDEGRFGETRHVEANYIRRRGIPGRGSWFTNRDVAGGGALIDIGVHAIDLALHLHDFPDVKEVSGEVRSQFGSREDYTYLEMWGDDTESGTFSVDDSVSAFIRCENGKTIALEVAWAANRESSEKYHVRGTNAGANFDKSDDSLTIYETSMVGADHFSDTNVRTRQEDAHKAEQRVFFEAVRDGVAPKMNTVEQALTVQRVIDAVYRSSEKEAAVQLE, from the coding sequence ATGAGTGCCAGTGAGCCGGTTCGAGTCGGGTTCGTCGGTCTCGGAAATATCGGACATTATCACGCGGACAGAATCACTGATTTGCGCCACGAAATCGTCGGTGGAGTGGATATAAATCCAGACGCCCGTGCGCGATTTGCCGAGAAGTACGACACCCGTTCGTTCGAGAGCTACGAAGAACTGTACGAATCAGATATCGACTGTGTCATCGTCACGACGCCGAACAAGTTCCACGAGGAGTACGCCGTCTCCGCACTCGATGCGGGACTCGACGTACTTCTCGAGAAGCCGCTCGCACACACGTTGGAAAGCGCGGAGCGAATCGCGGAAGCAGCCCGGAACGCCGACGGCTTCTGTATGGTCGGTTTCCACAATCGCTTCCGGAATCCGGTCGAGGTCATCAAGGGTTATCAAGACGAAGGTCGATTCGGCGAGACGCGCCACGTCGAGGCGAACTACATCCGACGCCGCGGGATTCCAGGCCGCGGTTCGTGGTTCACGAACCGCGACGTGGCCGGTGGGGGCGCGCTCATCGACATCGGTGTTCACGCCATCGACCTCGCACTGCATCTCCACGATTTCCCGGACGTGAAGGAGGTCAGCGGTGAAGTTCGCTCGCAATTTGGCAGTCGGGAGGATTACACATACCTCGAAATGTGGGGCGACGACACCGAATCCGGAACGTTCTCCGTCGATGACTCCGTAAGCGCGTTCATTCGCTGTGAGAACGGCAAGACCATCGCGCTCGAAGTCGCGTGGGCCGCGAACCGCGAATCGAGTGAGAAATATCACGTTCGCGGAACGAACGCAGGGGCGAACTTCGATAAAAGCGACGACTCGCTCACGATATACGAGACGAGCATGGTCGGCGCGGACCACTTCTCGGACACCAACGTCCGGACGCGACAAGAAGACGCTCACAAAGCGGAACAACGTGTCTTCTTCGAAGCGGTGCGGGACGGCGTCGCACCGAAAATGAACACCGTCGAACAGGCGCTGACGGTGCAACGCGTCATCGACGCGGTGTATCGCTCCTCCGAAAAAGAGGCGGCAGTGCAATTGGAGTAA
- a CDS encoding ABC transporter ATP-binding protein has translation MGEVNLEHVSKRYDDVTAVDDMNLEIEDGEFVTLVGPSGCGKSTTLETIAGLTIPTEGKISIADREVTNLPPKDRGIAMVFQNIALFPHMDVYDNISFGLRLRSYDKEEINRRVENASEIVQLEGMLDRMPDEMSGGQRQRVAIARAIVREPDVFLMDEPLANLDAKLRVHMRTELQRLHKELDATIIYVTHDQAEAMTMSDRVAIINKGELQQFAPPLECYNEPKNLFVAGFMGSPSMNFVEGVVDADGLKLPDYHVEFDTGQLSGISVDDRLTMGVRPEDVYLVEDADQVAKPTQPIKARTDVLEPMGDEIFVYILTGEGQTAGMDAEADDAHQLLMSVDPDENIDIDQDVEVVLDRERIHLFDTDTGDAIAHGLEFASVEAGPTGTEAEGDD, from the coding sequence ATGGGTGAAGTAAACTTAGAACACGTTTCGAAACGGTACGACGATGTAACGGCAGTCGACGACATGAACCTCGAAATCGAGGACGGCGAGTTCGTCACGCTCGTCGGTCCGTCGGGGTGCGGGAAATCCACGACCCTCGAAACCATCGCGGGACTCACGATACCCACGGAGGGGAAGATATCCATCGCGGACCGGGAGGTAACCAATCTCCCGCCGAAAGACCGCGGTATCGCGATGGTGTTCCAAAACATCGCGTTGTTCCCGCACATGGACGTGTACGACAACATCAGTTTCGGCCTGCGGCTTCGAAGCTACGACAAAGAGGAGATCAACCGTCGGGTCGAGAACGCGTCGGAAATCGTCCAACTCGAGGGGATGCTCGACCGGATGCCGGACGAGATGTCGGGCGGCCAGCGCCAGCGCGTCGCTATCGCTCGTGCGATCGTTCGTGAACCGGACGTGTTCCTGATGGACGAACCGCTGGCGAACCTCGACGCCAAACTACGTGTCCACATGCGTACCGAGCTTCAGCGACTCCACAAGGAGCTCGACGCGACCATCATCTACGTCACGCACGACCAAGCCGAGGCGATGACCATGTCTGACCGCGTGGCCATCATCAACAAAGGCGAACTCCAGCAGTTCGCACCGCCACTCGAGTGCTACAACGAACCGAAGAACCTGTTCGTCGCGGGGTTCATGGGTTCGCCGAGTATGAATTTCGTGGAGGGTGTCGTCGATGCGGACGGATTGAAGCTGCCCGACTATCACGTCGAGTTCGACACCGGACAGCTCAGCGGCATATCGGTAGACGACCGGCTGACCATGGGTGTTCGCCCCGAGGACGTCTATCTCGTGGAGGATGCCGACCAGGTGGCGAAGCCGACACAGCCTATCAAGGCACGAACCGACGTGCTCGAACCGATGGGTGACGAAATCTTCGTCTACATCCTCACTGGCGAGGGGCAGACAGCAGGAATGGACGCCGAGGCTGACGATGCGCATCAACTCCTGATGAGCGTTGACCCCGACGAAAACATCGACATCGACCAGGACGTAGAGGTCGTCCTTGACAGGGAGCGGATCCACCTCTTCGACACCGACACCGGCGACGCCATCGCCCACGGATTGGAGTTCGCGTCCGTCGAAGCCGGTCCGACCGGCACCGAAGCGGAGGGGGACGACTGA